The Henckelia pumila isolate YLH828 chromosome 2, ASM3356847v2, whole genome shotgun sequence genome includes a window with the following:
- the LOC140880874 gene encoding pectinesterase has product MAHPPQYISILYNIPQIFIQLLLKYKFDSLCSQRKPYPFFLHLYMLHLIKAIMSPSSPQLFAGDKSLAFLLASILFVSLNVMGEVNSRREYSMSVSSAHAVAESSCSTTLYPELCYSSMADSLNDHKISIRNTKDVIFLALNITIDNARRNYAAIKNLIAHGEANLTEREKTALHDCLVAIDQTVDELRAAFRELEEYPLKKSLRKHADDLRTLLSSAMTNQETCLDGFSHGKDDRHERDVLVGGKVLRVEKLCSNLLAMITNMTHTDIIEEERIRLSGGRKLSAPEGRGRGSWPEWLSAGDRRLLQSSSVTADVVVAADGSGDFKTVTAAVDAAPEKSSKRYVIRIKAGVYRENVEVPKKKTNIMFLGDGRTSTIITGSRNVVDGSTTFKSATVAAVGEKFLARDITFENTAGPSKHQAVALRVGSDLSAFHNCDILAYQDTLYVHSNRQFFGQCLIAGTVDFIFGNAAVVIQNSTIHARLPDSGQQNMVTAQGRTDPNQNTGIVIQNCKIGATSDLQPVREKFPTFLGRPWKMYSRTVILQSEISDVIQPVGWHEWDGDFGQDTLFYGEYKNTGAGAGTSGRVKWKGFKVITSATEAQSYTAESFIAGGGWLNSTGFPFALGL; this is encoded by the exons ATGGCCCACCCACCCCAGTATATttctatattatataatataccACAAATATTTATCCAGCTACTACTGAAGTATAAATTCGATAGCTTATGCTCTCAAAGAAAACCATATCCATTCTTTCTGCATTTATATATGCTTCACTTAATCAAAGCAATAATGTCCCCGAGCAGCCCACAATTGTTCGCCGGTGATAAATCATTGGCATTTTTATTAGCTTCAATCCTATTTGTTTCCCTTAATGTTATGGGAGAAGTGAATTCAAGAAGAGAATATTCAATGAGTGTCTCTTCGGCTCACGCCGTAGCTGAATCTTCTTGCAGCACCACATTGTACCCTGAACTATGCTACTCTTCCATGGCGGATTCTCTCAACGACCACAAGATATCGATAAGAAACACAAAGGatgtaatatttttggcattgaACATCACCATCGACAACGCGCGGCGGAACTACGCTGCCATCAAGAATCTTATTGCTCACGGGGAAGCTAACTTAACGGAGCGGGAGAAGACGGCCTTGCACGACTGTTTGGTGGCTATTGATCAAACGGTGGATGAGCTCCGCGCCGCCTTCAGGGAATTGGAGGAGTATCCTCTCAAGAAATCGCTTCGAAAACACGCAGACGACCTCCGAACCTTGCTTTCTTCTGCCATGACCAATCag GAAACCTGCCTCGATGGTTTCTCTCACGGAAAGGACGATAGGCACGAGCGGGATGTGCTGGTCGGTGGTAAGGTGCTGCGTGTGGAGAAACTGTGCAGCAATTTACTCGCCATGATCACAAACATGACCCACACTGATATTATTGAGGAGGAGAGGATCAGATTGAGCGGCGGTAGGAAGCTTTCGGCGCCGGAGGGTCGTGGCCGCGGCTCATGGCCGGAGTGGTTGTCCGCCGGTGATAGGAGGTTGCTGCAGTCTTCTTCCGTGACGGCGGACGTGGTGGTGGCTGCTGACGGAAGCGGAGACTTCAAGACTGTGACGGCGGCGGTGGACGCGGCGCCTGAGAAGAGTAGCAAGAGATACGTGATTAGGATCAAAGCCGGAGTGTACCGAGAAAATGTGGAGGTCCCCAAGAAGAAAACCAATATAATGTTCTTGGGAGATGGAAGGACTTCCACCATTATCACTGGAAGCAGGAATGTTGTGGATGGAAGCACCACTTTCAAATCTGCTACAGTTG CTGCAGTAGGGGAAAAGTTTTTGGCACGAGATATAACCTTTGAAAACACGGCCGGGCCCTCAAAACACCAGGCAGTAGCTCTGCGAGTGGGATCAGATCTCTCAGCCTTTCACAATTGTGATATTCTAGCCTATCAAGACACCCTTTACGTCCACTCCAATCGCCAATTCTTCGGCCAGTGCCTAATAGCAGGCACCGTCGATTTCATCTTCGGCAACGCCGCTGTGGTGATCCAGAACTCCACCATCCACGCCCGTCTCCCCGACTCCGGACAACAGAACATGGTCACAGCTCAGGGTCGAACGGACCCCAACCAGAACACGGGGATCGTTATTCAAAACTGTAAGATTGGCGCCACTTCTGACCTACAACCCGTTCGAGAAAAGTTCCCTACGTTTCTGGGAAGACCATGGAAAATGTACTCGAGGACCGTGATCTTGCAGTCGGAGATATCTGATGTGATCCAGCCGGTGGGTTGGCATGAGTGGGATGGAGATTTCGGGCAGGATACATTGTTTTACGGCGAGTATAAGAACACGGGAGCTGGGGCGGGGACGAGTGGGAGGGTGAAATGGAAAGGGTTTAAAGTGATCACCAGCGCCACTGAGGCCCAAAGTTACACGGCGGAGAGTTTCATTGCCGGCGGGGGTTGGTTGAATTCTAC